CCGCATTCGCGGGGGACGATGACATGACGGGGCGCGCGGCGGACATGCGCTCGAGCGCCGTGACGAGGTCGCCGTCGAGAAGAGCCATGTACCCGGAATTGTGAACCGTGGCGGCGTGGTCCTCGATGAGGCCGGCCTGCTGATAGATCGCAGCCGCGGAATCCAAGTCGCTCCGCGCTGCCGCGAGGTGACCGAGGCGCATGTGAGCGACGCTGCGATTCGTCAGCATCGCTGCGCGGCGCACGTCGTTCCTCTCTGCTGCGAGCGCACGATCCAGCCAGAGGACCGCGTCGGCGAAATCGCCGCGCTCCACGGCGAGCGCACCGAGCTGGCCCTGGAGAAGGGCGGCAGAAGCAGGCGAGATCGCCCGCACGCTTCCTGAGTCCTCAAGGATCTCCCGGCAAAGCCGCTCCGCTTCCTCCGGACGCCCTGTCCGGGTCAGCACGTACGCGAGCGTGCCGGCGACCTTCGCCCGCTGATCGGGGAATTCCGCCCGATCGGCCGCAGCCCGCAGGACGCGGCGGGCCGCGGTCAGGCGACCCAGATTGCTGAGCGCCACACCTCTGGCGTGGAGGTCATCCGCGGTGAGACGCATCGGCAGTCCCTGAAAGATATGAGATATCCCTCTTCCGGGATGCCGGATGCGGGTGCATGATGTCCGGTAGCGGACCGGGCCCCCGACCGATTCGACGTCCCGAATCCCGTCCTACCCTGATATCGAGGCCCCCCCAATGCCTTTCACCCGCACTACTCTGGCGCGCCTGCACGTGGTTGCGCATCGTCCGCTCACACCCGAGATCCGTCGCCGCGGTCGACGAGCTGAAGCGCGGCTCTGGTCGCCTTCCGTGACCGTGAGACCGGCCCTCCGTCTGCTGTTGCCGTAGGAGCCGAAAGGGGCTGCGGCCCCAGCTCCGCAGCGATCAGGCCTGCGACGAACGGCGCGGCGAACGACGTGCCGCTCCAGGTCGCGAATCCCCCGCGGTAGTCCTCGCCGGCGATCGTCAGACGACGGCGATCGTAGAGGTCCTCCCGCGATGAGGCCTGACGGCCGCCCTCGAAGGCGGGCATGCAGCTCACGACAGCGGCGCCGAGCGCGTATGCGCGCACCCACGGGCCGACGTTGGAGAACAGCGCGACCGACATCGCGCCTGGATTCAGCGCACCCACTGAGGTGTGCTCCGCCAAGTCATCCGGTGCAATCCCGTTGTCTGCGCCCGGCCATGGCCAGAGCGACGCGGGGAAGCTCGGTCGATCGATCGCGTCATTGCCCGCAGAACAGACCACCGCGACCCCGAGCTCGCGCGCGCTGCGCAGCAGCTCGTAGAGCGTGCGCGAGTACAGTCCATCCTCCGGCGTCTCGTGGTAGTACCCCAGCGACAGGTTCAGCACATCGATCGCCATGCCGCCGGCCTGGCCGACGGCATGGCGACGGACAAGTTCGATCACCTCCGAGAGGGTCCGGATCAGCAGGCTCTCCTCGACGAGGCCGAGCGCGTCGGCGAGTCGGACGGACACGATGTCCGCGTCGGGCGCGATCTGACGGACCACTCCGGCGATGAAGGTGCCATGGCCGGCGACCGGATCGATCTCGCCGTCGAGCTGCCCGTAGAGATCGCCGAACCGCTCGGGATCCGCCGCATCCGTCAATCCGATCGGGACGCCGTCGAGATCGAGCTTTCGGGTCACGATGTCATCCGGCAGCCACTCATGCACACCACAGCCGGTGTCCAGCACAGCCACCACTGGGCGGCGCTTTCCCTTCTTGAGCTCCGCCGAGCGCGCCGGAGCGGCGCCGAGCCTCGTGATCGGCTGACGCCCACCCCATCCCGGCTCGGCGTACTCATCGGCGCCGAAGGGGTTCGTGCGCGTGAAGGGATTCGTGCGCGTGAACGGGTTGGTCCGAGTGAACGGGTTGACGCCGACCGGATCGATCGCCAGCACGTGATCCAGGCCCACCCCCTCGAGCCTGGTCTTCTTCAGCCGGCGCGTGCGCTGCAGCAGTCGCCAGGCATCGGGTGCGAGCGGAGAGTCGGCATCCGGCGCCTCGCCGGGGGCGACGACGCGCACGCGGGTGACGCCCGGCACGCCCGGCAGCAGCGGCTGCGGCTCTGCGTCGAATCCGCGCAGAGGGCGGCCGCGCAGGTCCTCGGGCTCGATGCGCCAGCCGAACGTCGCGGCGACCTCGTCGAGGTCGCGGAGGTGCTCCTCGCGGAGCTTCCGGTCGCTCGAGACCAGCAGACGATCCGGCACGTACACGGTGGGGAACGCCTGGATGCCCGGCACAGGCTCGACGGTCGGGTCGAGCGTGCGCCCCCTCGGCACCGATCCGGCTGCGCGATCGCGCCAGGTCCAGTTCTCGGGCTGCGATGAGTCGACCATGAGTCACCTCTCTGCGCGGCGGGGGCCGCGCTCGACCTCACGGCGGCGTGGGGGCGCCGCCGTCGTGCCGAGAGAGGATCACACTTCGAACTGCGGTGTGATGAACTCTCTCAGCGCTCCGTCCATCCGGACGATCAGACGCACGGCCGACAGGCCGGGCGACACTTCGTCGAACGCGAACCGGCCCTCGTCGTTGAGCGCCGCCGCCCACTCGCGCGCCCCCTGGGACAGACGCGCGGCGAGCACCGCGGGTGCGGACCAGCCGTCCACGCGACGGCTTCCCGACTCGGTCGCCGACACGTGCAGCAGCACGCTCGTCGTGTCGTCGCTGAACTGAAGGGTCAGCCGCTCCTGCTCGGTGCGCACGGCGGCCCGCTCGGCCGACACCTCGGTGAGCAGCGCGTACTCGCGCGACAGATCGTCGACGGCCACTGCGGCGATCATCCGCTCGACGAGGTCGGAGGGAGGGACGTCCACCCGTTCCCACATGCGCTTGAGCGCCGCGAGCGTCTCGCGGTCCTGCTCCTCTTCGTTCCAAGGCGACGTGTCGTCCACGATCATGATCTTCCTCGCTCGATCCCGTCCGGGCCATCGAGCCGTGCACGCAGCTTGCCCAGGCAGCGCTGCCTGGTGGGTCCGATGCTTCCGATCGGCATGTGGAGATCGTTCGCGATCCGGCGGTAGTCCGGTCGGTCGTCGAATGCCACGATCCGCAGCAGCCGTCGGCACCGCTCGTCGAGTGTCCCGACCGCCTCCCACAGGCGCTGCGCCTCGAGCTGACCCACGGCCTGGTCCTCGGCCGTCGCGCTCGGCGGCATGCGCAGCTCGAGCGCCTCGTCCTCCGTCGGGTCGGCACGCGTGTCGACCTTCGACGCGCGCCACGCCTCCCGGCGGGCGGTCATCGTCAGCCACGCCGATACGGCCTCGGGATCCTGGATCGAATCGTGCTTGCGCACGAACGCGAGCCACGTCGCCTGCACCACGTCCTCGGCGGTCTCGCGTCGCAGCCCGTAGGCGCGCACGACATGCCACAGCACGGGGCTCAGCAGGCGCACGAGGTCATCGAGCGAGCGGCTCTGGCCCGTGTCGCGCCAGCGCACGAACAGGTCGGCCGCGAGCCGCCAGCGGGCGCGTCCGTCGCCGGTGTCTTCGTCGCCGGGTGCCTCTGGCACCTTTGCCGCCGCGCGGGGGACGCAAGCGGTGTGGCATCCGGTTCCGGGGTACCGGGACGCCTCGGCGGAGGCATGTCCTCCACCCGCCACATTGTGCCGACACGCCGAGGGGCCGCACAAGCGATGCCACCATAATTTTCGCTCAAGCGTGACGTACTCCCGATCACTGGCGCACCGCGCAGGACCTTATCCGCAGCCTCCTCCCGTGACAGCTACCGGGGCCTCGCCGACGAGCGGCGTGTGAAGCAGCGCGGGCGTCGCGCCAGGCTCCCCGGCGAAGCGGAACTCGACGGTCGCCGATGCACCCGGCGGCAGCGTGACGCGCACCGCCGCACCGGGGCGGCCGACGACGGTGGCCGCACTCCACGCGGCGGGAGCACCGTCGATCCACGCGCCCTCCGCCACGGCGCCGGGCAGCGCGAGCGCAGTCAGGCGCAGGCCGATGTCCTCGCGCGCGAAGCCGCCGAAGGCCGGGAACGCCCGCCAGGGCAGCTCGACCCCGGGCTCCACCTCGCTGCGCAGCTCTGCCCGGAGCATGATCGATACGCGTCGGTCGGGCCGGCACTCGGCGACGAGGGAGAGCGAGGCGTCCAGGTACGCGTCGAGCTTGCCGCCGGTCAGGTCGTCGAACAGCAGCGCGTGTGCATCCTGCTGGTCCATGCGGGCGGCGAGACCCGCGACGGACGTCCGAGCGATCACGGCCTGCTCCGCGGGATGCGCGCTCCAGACGGCGAGCCGGCCCTGGTCGGCGAGCGGCGCCAGGTGGAACGCCATGCCCGGCACCTCCGCCGGACGCGCGAGCGCCGCCGTGAACACCGCCTCCGTCACGGCGCGGAAGTAGGCCGACTGCGCATCGTGTTCGCGCTCCAGGTACGGGCGGCGCAGCAGCGTGTCGACGACCTGCTCGGCCCGCAGCTCGTCACCCTCGACCGAGACGGGACCCGTCACGTTCAGCAGCGGTTCGAGCACCAGCGGG
The Microbacterium sp. JZ31 genome window above contains:
- a CDS encoding S8 family peptidase; the encoded protein is MVDSSQPENWTWRDRAAGSVPRGRTLDPTVEPVPGIQAFPTVYVPDRLLVSSDRKLREEHLRDLDEVAATFGWRIEPEDLRGRPLRGFDAEPQPLLPGVPGVTRVRVVAPGEAPDADSPLAPDAWRLLQRTRRLKKTRLEGVGLDHVLAIDPVGVNPFTRTNPFTRTNPFTRTNPFGADEYAEPGWGGRQPITRLGAAPARSAELKKGKRRPVVAVLDTGCGVHEWLPDDIVTRKLDLDGVPIGLTDAADPERFGDLYGQLDGEIDPVAGHGTFIAGVVRQIAPDADIVSVRLADALGLVEESLLIRTLSEVIELVRRHAVGQAGGMAIDVLNLSLGYYHETPEDGLYSRTLYELLRSARELGVAVVCSAGNDAIDRPSFPASLWPWPGADNGIAPDDLAEHTSVGALNPGAMSVALFSNVGPWVRAYALGAAVVSCMPAFEGGRQASSREDLYDRRRLTIAGEDYRGGFATWSGTSFAAPFVAGLIAAELGPQPLSAPTATADGGPVSRSRKATRAALQLVDRGDGSRV
- a CDS encoding RNA polymerase sigma factor, whose product is MPEAPGDEDTGDGRARWRLAADLFVRWRDTGQSRSLDDLVRLLSPVLWHVVRAYGLRRETAEDVVQATWLAFVRKHDSIQDPEAVSAWLTMTARREAWRASKVDTRADPTEDEALELRMPPSATAEDQAVGQLEAQRLWEAVGTLDERCRRLLRIVAFDDRPDYRRIANDLHMPIGSIGPTRQRCLGKLRARLDGPDGIERGRS